A single window of Terriglobales bacterium DNA harbors:
- a CDS encoding SDR family oxidoreductase, with amino-acid sequence MVSLSLEGKVALITGGSRGIGAATVRLFVEAGGKVMFNYRSARDPADALVKECGAERCAAVESDLASEAPARALVEATVSRFGRLDILVANHGIWPHEDIPIEQMTEDHWKRTFAVNLESVFGLVKHAVAQMKRQGKGGHIVLVSSTSGQRGEAFHLDYSATKGALISLTKGLSTELAADGILVNSVAPGWVATDMVAPTLADPTSREWVLAAQPLHRVATPEEIAGPILFLCTEHAGYITGEILNINGGSVLVG; translated from the coding sequence ATGGTCTCGCTAAGTCTCGAAGGCAAGGTCGCGCTCATTACCGGAGGCTCGCGCGGCATCGGCGCGGCCACCGTGCGGCTGTTCGTCGAGGCCGGCGGCAAGGTGATGTTCAACTACCGGAGCGCGCGTGACCCCGCCGACGCGCTGGTGAAAGAATGCGGCGCGGAGCGCTGCGCCGCCGTCGAGAGCGACCTGGCGAGTGAAGCTCCGGCCAGGGCTCTGGTGGAAGCGACGGTCTCCCGCTTCGGCCGCCTGGACATTCTGGTAGCCAACCATGGCATCTGGCCGCATGAGGACATCCCCATCGAGCAGATGACCGAGGACCACTGGAAGCGCACTTTCGCGGTGAATCTGGAGAGCGTGTTCGGACTGGTGAAACACGCCGTGGCGCAGATGAAGCGGCAGGGTAAGGGCGGACACATCGTGCTGGTCAGCTCCACCTCCGGGCAGCGTGGCGAAGCTTTCCACCTGGACTACTCCGCCACCAAGGGTGCCCTCATCAGCCTGACCAAGGGCCTTTCCACAGAGCTGGCCGCCGACGGCATCCTGGTGAACAGCGTCGCGCCCGGCTGGGTGGCCACCGATATGGTGGCGCCCACCCTGGCCGATCCCACGTCGCGCGAGTGGGTGCTGGCCGCTCAGCCCCTGCATCGGGTGGCGACTCCAGAAGAGATTGCCGGACCCATCCTGTTCCTGTGCACGGAGCACGCCGGATATATCACCGGCGAGATTCTCAACATCAACGGAGGCTCGGTGCTGGTGGGATGA
- the lpxC gene encoding UDP-3-O-acyl-N-acetylglucosamine deacetylase — protein sequence MLFEQTIREPIGCRGVGLHSGAPVELRILPAAAGTGVVFRRVDLEGFEVEATGRNVARVSYATSLMKKGVFISTTEHLLSAFVGMGLDNAIVELDNLELPILDGSALPFVEMVRRAGLKRQRRKRSYLRVKEEIELRDGDKFIAVHPADRYSVSYRINFPHPLIGKEFFEVALGGAGMDAAAESEAYSREIAPARTFGFRHEEKAMRDMGLIRGAAVENCIVLTRQGVENGPLRFPDEFVRHKVLDLIGDLALVGRRIIGRVVADRAGHAMHTALVSLFLRDRSLWDEVTWDEVAHPAEVLA from the coding sequence TTGCTCTTCGAGCAGACAATCCGTGAGCCTATCGGATGCCGAGGCGTCGGTCTCCATTCCGGCGCTCCGGTCGAGTTGCGCATTCTGCCGGCCGCGGCCGGTACCGGCGTGGTATTCCGCCGGGTGGACCTGGAAGGCTTCGAGGTAGAAGCTACGGGACGCAATGTGGCGCGCGTCAGCTACGCCACCAGCCTGATGAAGAAGGGCGTGTTCATCTCCACCACCGAGCACCTGCTTTCCGCGTTCGTGGGCATGGGGTTGGATAACGCCATCGTGGAGCTGGACAATCTCGAACTGCCCATCCTCGATGGCAGCGCGCTTCCCTTCGTGGAAATGGTGCGGCGCGCCGGACTCAAGCGGCAGCGGCGCAAGCGCAGCTACCTGCGCGTGAAGGAAGAGATCGAGCTGCGCGACGGAGACAAGTTCATCGCCGTCCATCCCGCCGACCGCTACTCCGTCTCCTACCGCATCAACTTCCCGCACCCGCTCATCGGCAAGGAATTCTTCGAGGTCGCGCTGGGCGGCGCGGGCATGGATGCAGCCGCCGAGAGCGAAGCCTACAGCCGCGAGATCGCTCCCGCGCGCACCTTTGGCTTCCGCCACGAAGAGAAGGCCATGCGCGACATGGGACTCATCCGCGGGGCCGCGGTCGAGAACTGCATCGTGCTCACCCGCCAGGGCGTGGAGAACGGCCCGCTGCGTTTCCCGGACGAGTTCGTGCGCCACAAGGTGCTGGACCTGATCGGCGATCTGGCGCTGGTGGGACGCCGCATCATCGGGCGCGTGGTGGCCGACCGCGCCGGCCACGCTATGCACACCGCCCTGGTCTCCCTCTTCCTGCGCGACCGCTCGCTGTGGGACGAGGTCACCTGGGACGAGGTGGCGCACCCGGCCGAGGTTCTGGCCTAG
- a CDS encoding GGDEF domain-containing protein, producing the protein MATEPANASDLRRRIQSLEARDVQLWGIVLLLLVVVATGVVSIVLPNLAWNLGMLRADGRYLPQLLFGFIALIVLANVYVLQQRFRLSKVREELMDQVLRNEALQWASLTDSLTETFSRHYLTHVLPRELNRLERSDDPLTLLMMDVDDFKRVNTRFGHMEGDKLLAEIARVLRRTLRNSDTVVRYGGDEFLALLWDTGLRESERVVERVQAAVGAWNKTHGEDGYSMSLSCGLAEYVRGQPLEVSVDAADQEMYRKKAVRAS; encoded by the coding sequence ATGGCCACCGAACCGGCGAACGCTTCCGACCTGAGGCGCAGGATCCAGAGCCTGGAGGCGCGCGACGTCCAGTTGTGGGGAATCGTGCTGCTGCTGCTGGTGGTGGTGGCCACCGGCGTGGTGAGCATCGTCCTGCCCAATCTGGCCTGGAACCTGGGGATGCTGCGCGCCGACGGCCGCTACCTGCCGCAACTGCTGTTCGGGTTCATCGCGCTCATTGTCCTGGCGAATGTATACGTGCTGCAGCAGCGCTTCCGCCTGAGCAAGGTGCGCGAGGAGCTGATGGACCAGGTGCTGCGCAACGAGGCGCTGCAATGGGCGTCGCTTACCGACTCACTCACGGAAACTTTCAGCCGCCATTACCTGACGCACGTCCTGCCCCGGGAACTGAACCGGCTGGAGCGCAGCGACGACCCGCTGACCCTGCTGATGATGGACGTGGACGACTTTAAGCGAGTGAACACCCGCTTCGGGCACATGGAGGGAGACAAGCTGCTGGCCGAGATCGCGCGCGTGCTGCGCCGGACGCTGCGCAACTCCGATACCGTGGTTCGCTACGGTGGTGATGAATTCCTGGCTTTGCTCTGGGACACCGGGCTACGGGAGAGCGAGCGGGTCGTGGAGCGGGTACAGGCAGCCGTAGGCGCCTGGAACAAGACCCACGGCGAAGATGGCTACTCCATGAGCCTGAGCTGCGGGCTGGCCGAATATGTGCGCGGACAACCGCTGGAGGTCTCAGTGGATGCGGCGGATCAGGAGATGTACCGCAAGAAGGCAGTGAGAGCCAGCTAA
- a CDS encoding YceI family protein: MKPLKHALFIIATVLALTFTAAAQTTTWQIDTQHSSAQFAARHLLISTVRGEFHNVTGTVYLDETDISKSRVEATIDTTTIDTREPKRDAHLKSADFLDVANFPTMTFKSTQVEKAGDGKLRVTGELTIRGVSKPVVLEVEGPTPEIKDPWGNQRRGATARTKINRFDYGVRWDKKFDTGGLVVGETIEITIDLELIKKG, translated from the coding sequence ATGAAACCACTGAAGCATGCACTCTTCATCATCGCCACCGTGCTGGCGCTGACCTTCACGGCTGCGGCCCAGACCACGACCTGGCAGATTGACACGCAGCATTCGAGCGCGCAATTCGCGGCGCGCCACCTGCTCATCAGCACGGTACGCGGGGAGTTCCATAACGTGACGGGCACCGTTTACCTGGATGAAACGGACATCAGCAAGTCGCGGGTGGAGGCCACCATTGACACCACCACCATTGACACCCGCGAGCCGAAGCGCGACGCCCACCTGAAGAGCGCGGATTTCCTCGATGTGGCCAACTTTCCCACCATGACCTTCAAATCCACCCAGGTGGAGAAGGCGGGAGACGGCAAGCTGCGGGTGACCGGCGAGCTGACCATCCGCGGGGTGAGCAAGCCCGTGGTGCTCGAAGTGGAGGGCCCGACGCCGGAAATCAAAGATCCGTGGGGCAACCAGCGACGCGGCGCCACCGCCAGGACCAAGATCAACCGCTTCGACTACGGAGTGAGATGGGACAAGAAGTTTGATACCGGCGGCCTGGTGGTGGGGGAAACGATCGAGATCACCATCGACCTGGAACTGATCAAGAAAGGGTGA
- a CDS encoding VTT domain-containing protein: MTDLSSKVAQYGLPFVFLNVLGEQLGLPIPAFPTLLVAGALVGLGLHSGPELLAAAVLACLIADTAWYGLGRRYGHRVLSLLCRVSLSPVSCVRHTESLFERWGARSLVAAKFVPGFSTVAPPVAGATRLPAPAFLIYDGLGALIWAGLGIGLGMIFHDAIDRVITYLESLGGWALVIVGAALGVFMFVKWRERKKFYNEQRLARIGVQELNGLINDGQAPVVVDVRSPAARRGDPRRIPGALLLDATELERKVPELPSDREIILYCT; the protein is encoded by the coding sequence GTGACCGACCTTTCGTCCAAAGTGGCGCAGTACGGGCTGCCGTTCGTTTTCCTCAACGTGCTTGGGGAGCAGCTCGGGCTGCCTATCCCGGCGTTTCCCACCTTGCTGGTGGCGGGCGCGCTGGTGGGCCTGGGCCTCCACTCAGGGCCGGAATTGCTGGCCGCGGCGGTGCTGGCCTGCCTGATCGCGGATACGGCGTGGTATGGCCTGGGACGGCGCTACGGGCACCGCGTGCTGAGCCTGCTGTGCCGCGTTTCACTCTCGCCGGTCTCGTGCGTGCGGCATACGGAGTCGCTGTTTGAGCGCTGGGGCGCGCGCTCGTTAGTGGCAGCCAAGTTTGTTCCGGGGTTTTCGACGGTGGCGCCGCCGGTGGCCGGCGCAACCCGGCTCCCAGCACCAGCGTTCCTCATCTACGACGGCTTGGGCGCGCTCATCTGGGCCGGGTTGGGCATCGGGCTGGGAATGATCTTTCACGACGCCATCGACCGCGTGATCACCTACCTGGAAAGCCTGGGCGGGTGGGCCCTGGTGATCGTGGGCGCCGCGCTGGGCGTGTTCATGTTCGTCAAGTGGCGGGAGCGGAAAAAGTTCTATAACGAGCAGCGGCTGGCACGAATCGGGGTGCAGGAACTGAACGGGCTGATCAACGACGGCCAGGCACCGGTGGTGGTGGACGTACGTTCCCCCGCCGCGCGCCGGGGCGATCCGCGGCGCATCCCGGGGGCGCTGCTTTTGGACGCGACCGAACTGGAGCGCAAGGTGCCCGAGTTGCCCAGCGACCGGGAGATCATCCTTTACTGTACTTGA
- the folK gene encoding 2-amino-4-hydroxy-6-hydroxymethyldihydropteridine diphosphokinase, whose protein sequence is MKKLIYLSLGSNVGDRRGHLEQAIQKLGELGDVAAVSAFYETEPVEYTRQDWFLNCAVGLETELMPKQFLGRIRGIEQEAGRKRLVPKGPRTLDIDIVLFGDAVMDTPGLVIPHPAMHERRFVLEPLAEIAPDARHPVLGRTVRELRDALPAGDAKVRKIESNQ, encoded by the coding sequence TTGAAGAAGCTTATCTATCTCTCACTGGGGTCGAATGTGGGGGACCGCCGCGGGCACCTGGAACAGGCTATTCAGAAGCTCGGCGAACTGGGCGACGTGGCCGCCGTTTCCGCGTTCTACGAGACGGAGCCGGTGGAATACACGCGTCAGGATTGGTTTTTGAACTGCGCCGTTGGTCTTGAAACCGAGTTGATGCCGAAGCAGTTCCTGGGGCGAATCCGCGGAATCGAACAGGAGGCGGGACGCAAGCGGCTGGTGCCCAAAGGGCCGCGGACGCTGGACATCGACATTGTGCTGTTCGGGGATGCGGTGATGGATACGCCGGGGCTGGTGATCCCCCATCCGGCCATGCATGAGCGGCGGTTCGTGCTGGAGCCGCTGGCGGAGATTGCGCCCGACGCCCGGCATCCGGTGCTGGGGCGCACGGTGCGCGAGCTGCGGGATGCGCTGCCGGCGGGGGATGCGAAAGTGCGGAAAATCGAATCGAATCAATGA